From the genome of Colletotrichum higginsianum IMI 349063 chromosome 4, whole genome shotgun sequence, one region includes:
- a CDS encoding Impact protein: MASQQDLQELLRIITSRKGVSMMAAMGQVKALQARDLRSIKQISEAPFDVVESALGDSKAAKSLQTACKVHLKRPSTKRAGESLTADGDKRAKNRHDGSSAEAVCQSAEKLEDALALPIVTDEWEIAKALIYTNRAPIMLAFVVELLRCTMPLQPLSSRLSLAQAVVSANARTKAVDIGLANTSDNDASWGEGQPKVSIMGRLIAVLKRGDYQLAAEEVVAAPATFDGTSGAVPRMATKPSDAAVHKCAIAVSKSPWSISRQITFKSSTFVARVASVDNVGQASALTRSLLSSEPLLQTATHNAWGFRIQEQKHWGGVGEVRERCEDDGETGCGQFILRLMREASVTNVVVVLSRWFGGEMLGPDRWRLMRNVITEALSQRLRLPQSEVGAERVALWALDLQRLAGSGNVRSADDGNRTVTGAPIFRPESARSYLLKSFASSQNENDATSPGGENCLERSISRAGGGKLSKSEAEAEKLRNLGRLLGAFRLLFESWSDLTPPELNRRAFSWYAAIRPEVEPGIAGWGAKGCLRLSDILHLRRSNSEGSGEE; the protein is encoded by the exons ATGGCTTCGCAGCAGGATCTACAAGAGCTCCTAAGGATCATCACCTCCCGAAAAGGAGTGTCAATGATGGCCGCTATGGGCCAAGTCAAAGCCCTGCAGGCCAGAGACCTACGGAG CATAAAACAGATAAGCGAGGCTCCTTTTGACGTAGTCGAGAGCGCCTTGGGAGATTCGaaggcggccaagtctcTTCAGACCGCTTGCAAGGTGCATTTGAAACGACCAAGTACCAAACGAGCCGGTGAATCGCTAactgccgacggcgacaaaCGTGCGAAGAACCGACACGACGGCAGCAGTGCCGAGGCTGTATGTCAAAGTGCAGAGAAGCTGGAGGATGCCTTGGCTCTTCCCATCGTCACAGATGAATGGGAGATCGCCAAGGCGCTGATTTACACCAACCGGGCACCAATTATGTTGGCTTTTGTCGTCGAACTTCTTCGATGCACTATGCCTTTGCAGCCTTTGTCAAGTCGTCTCAGTTTGGCCCAGGCAGTCGTAAGCGCAAATGCCAGGACTAAGGCCGTCGACATTGGGTTGGCTAACACTTCTGACAACGATGCCTCCTGGGGTGAAGGGCAACCAAAAGTCAGCATTATGGGCAGGTTGATAGCCGTCCTCAAGCGGGGTGACTACCAGTTGGCAGCCGAGGAAGTGGTGGCGGCTCCAGCAACCTTCGATGGCACCTCGGGTGCTGTACCTCGAATGGCAACGAAACCGTCGGATGCGGCGGTGCATAAGTGTGCCATCGCGGTTTCGAAATCGCCGTGGTCCATCAGTCGCCAAATCACTTTCAAGTCTTCGACTTTTGTTGCGCGAGTTGCGAGTGTTGATAATGTTGGGCAGGCGTCGGCTCTTACCCGCTCACTGCTCTCGTCCGAGCCACTCCTACAGACGGCGACGCACAACGCCTGGGGTTTTCGAATTCAGGAGCAGAAACACTGGGGAGGGGTTGGGGAAGTGCGCGAAAGATGTGAAGATGATGGAGAAACAGGCTGCGGCCAATTCATCCTACGGTTGATGAGAGAGGCTAGCGTCACCAACGTCGTGGTCGTGCTGAGCAGATGGTTTGGAGGCGAAATGTTAGGCCCGGATCGCTGGAGGCTTATGAGGAACGTCATCACGGAGGCGCTCTCTCAAAGACTACGGCTTCCCCAGAGCGAGGTTGGTGCTGAGCGCGTAGCGCTCTGGGCACTTGATCTCCAAAGGCTGGCAGGAAGCGGTAACGTACGAAGTGCAGATGATGGAAATCGTACAGTCACTGGCGCTCCGATCTTTCGCCCGGAATCGGCCCGGTCGTATTTGCTGAAGAGCTTTGCCTCCAGTCAGAACGAGAATGATGCAACAAGTCCAGGCGGGGAGAACTGTTTGGAAAGAAGTATATCGCgggctgggggggggaagcTCAGCAAATCGGAAgcagaggccgagaagcttCGAAACCTTGGCCGGCTTCTGGGGGCTTTCAGGTTACTATTCGAAAGCTGGAGCGACCTGACCCCTCCCGAGTTGAACCGGAGGGCATTCTCGTGGTACGCCGCGATCCGGCCAGAGGTAGAGCCGGGAATAGCAGGGTGGGGTGCAAAAGGCTGTCTGAGGCTCAGTGACATACTCCATTTACGTCGGAGCAACTC